Part of the Spirochaetota bacterium genome, TTTTATACACATTACCATCAGACGGAATAGTCTTGGTGCCCTTTACCTGAAATGAAACTGCAATCCGCTCTTCTTGCATTGCAGGCATTTCAGCCTCCTGGGGGTGGCCTGCTCACTGTCTTCTTCACTCCTCAGTTGCATGCTTTTAGCAGAATCTTTATAATAATACAGCTGATACACATCAAGATACCACGCATTCATTGTTGGCAATTGTGTAGCAACAAATGGCTTTGAGGTCGATAGCTCCAAAACTACATCCTTCCAATCTTCTCCGGTGCGCTGATACACCCGTGCAGTAAATCAATTACAATTAGATTTTCACCTTTATGCAAATTCAGCCTTGCTTCTTTCTTCACCTGTGCGCAATCATAATATACAATAACTTTAGTAATTTCAGGTTTAACTGTCTGTGCAAAAATTACTGTTGAGCTTATAACAATCATCATTATTACTAATATAGCTTTTTTCATAGAAAACCCTCCCGGAAAATAGAATATACGCATTTTGCTCATCCTTCTCTTGAGTAAAGTAAAGAAAAGCATTGAGTGTGAAGTACTATTTGTGTAACCTCACCTGTGCAATCTGTCGTGAAAGTGACACCAGTCTGTTGTTGTCCCAGATTTCAGTATCAGTTTCAAGCAATCCACAGGTTATAAACCGTGTGCGACTATAAAACAAAAGCCATTCAGATTGTGGCATATTCCTGATATTGACTGTCAATTCTATTGTTGGAACCCAAGCAACAAGCCCTAAGCTTACAAATACTGCAGGTGGGATTGCATCTGAAAAAAGTAGCAATGAAGGAATATCATATTCTCTTTTTTGTCTAAAAGATATCCACCCTTTTTGTATTGATTCTTCACGAAGTTTTCCTTGCATCCACCCAGCTGAATATGGATCAAGGCGAATATCTACCTGAGAAGATAGTGAATAGTTGGGTATTTCCGGAATTGCCATACACTCATGTATAGCACAAACCGTGGGTACACCTGTTTCATATTTTTCAATATCACAATCTATTTTTTCATTTGCAAAGGTGCCCCATGCCCGTATCTTTTCTTTACCAT contains:
- a CDS encoding DUF4140 domain-containing protein, with the translated sequence MKKAILVIMMIVISSTVIFAQTVKPEITKVIVYYDCAQVKKEARLNLHKGENLIVIDLLHGCISAPEKIGRM
- a CDS encoding thioesterase family protein, translating into MHVFDNDSSFIVSGNGRLQGFISHNWLVNGIPNGGYLIALLGKAMLLQSDKKSTPIVTANYISRCNPGDCEVHVECFAQSSQFNRYQARLFQDGKEKIRAWGTFANEKIDCDIEKYETGVPTVCAIHECMAIPEIPNYSLSSQVDIRLDPYSAGWMQGKLREESIQKGWISFRQKREYDIPSLLLFSDAIPPAVFVSLGLVAWVPTIELTVNIRNMPQSEWLLFYSRTRFITCGLLETDTEIWDNNRLVSLSRQIAQVRLHK